The Pseudomonas aeruginosa genome includes the window CTGGGCTGTTCATGGCCGCATTTCGGGCAGGTCATGGGAGGCAGGTCTTGCGCCGGGGTTTCCTCCGCGACCTGGGGGTTGTGATCGGGCGTTTCCACTAGGCTCAGGCTGGCCGCCAGGTCGACTTCCTTGTAGGCATTGGCGCCGGCCTGGCGCAAGGCGGTCAGGTAACGCTCCGCCTCGGCCTCTGGAAGTTCGCGTTTCAGCACCACCGGGCGACCGCCGAAGAGGGCGTCGATCTTGCCCGGTTCGCTCTTGAACAGGCGGGCGAGATTGTCCTTCACGGTTTCGAGCGATGCGTCGGGCATCAGCTCGCCGGAGAAGACGATCTTGAAGCGTTGGTCGGTCATGCAGGCATCCTTGTCAGCTGGGGTGAGAGAAATGCAGCCGACAGCCTAATCGGCGGCCTTGGCGCCCACAAGCGCGAGATGAGAACTCCCGCACAAGCCGGGGCGCCGTGACCCGGCGGTTTCAGCGCGGCCAGCGGTTGGCCAGGCGATCCATGTTCCGCAGGGCGGCGCGATATTCCCGGTCGAGGCGGGCGACCAACTCGTCGACGCCGGGCAAGTCGTCTATGTTGCCCGCGCCCTGGCCGGCGGACCACACGGTCTTCCAGGCCTTGGCCTCGTCGTTCACCGGCTTGAGTTTCTCGCCGTAGTTCATGTCTGCCTTGTCGGTCAGGCGCTTCAGATCGTAGCCGGCGGCCTCCAGGCTTTGCCGCATGAAGCTGGCCGGTACGCCGGACACCGCCGGGGTGTGCACGATGTCGGCGGCGCGTGCCTCCAGGATCATCTGCTTGTAGGCGTCGGAGGCATTGCTCTCGCGGGTGGCGATGAAGCGAGTGCCGAGATAGGCCAGGTCGGCGCCGAGCATCTGTGCGGCGAGAATCTCGTGGCCGTGGTTGATGCAGCCGGCCAACAGCAGGGTCTTGTCGAAGAACTGGCGGATTTCCGCGACCAGCGCGAAAGGGCTCCAGGTCCCGGCGTGCCCGCCCGCGCCGGCCGCCACCGCGATCAGGCCGTCAACCCCGGCCTCGGCGGCTTTTTCGGCGTGGCGGCGGGTGGTGACGTCGTGGAACACCAGGCCGCCGTAGCTATGCACAGCGTCTACCACTTCGCGCACTGCGCCGAGGCTGGTGATGACGATCGGTACGCGGTGCTCGACGCAGATCCGCAGGTCGGCCTGCAACCGCGGATTGGTGTTGTGGACGATCAGGTTCACCGCATAGGGCGCGGGATTGTCCAGCGCCTGCAGGCCGGCCCCGATTTCCTCCAGCCATCCCTCGAAGCCGCTGCTCTCGCGCTGGTTGAGCGCCGGGAAGCTGCCGACGATGCCGCTGCGGCAGCAGGCCAGCACCAACTGCGGGTTGGATACCAGGAACATCGGCGCGGCCACCATCGGCAGTCGCAGGCGTTGGTCGAGCAGGGCGGGCAAGGACATGGACAGGACTCCTGGGTCAGAAAGGTTTGAGCACCACCAGTAGGACGATCAGCAGCAGGAACAGTACAGGCACTTCGTTGAACCAGCGGTAGAACACATGGCTGCGCCCCGGCTCGCCGCGGGCGAAGCGCTTGAGCATGGCGCCGCAGGCGTGGTGGTAGCCGATGAGCAGGACCACCAGGGTCAGCTTGGCGTGCAGCCAGCCTTGGCTCAGCCAGCCGGGGGTGAGATAGAGCATCCAGAGGCCAAGGACCAGGGTGGCGAGCATCGAGGGCATCATGATCCCTCGGTAGAGCTTGCGCTCCATGACGCAGAAGCGTTCCCGGCTGGTCTGGTCCTCGCTCATGGCGTGGTAGACGAACAGGCGCGGCAGGTAGAACAGGCCGGCGAACCAGCAGACCACGGCGATGATATGGAAGGCTTTGAGCCACAGGTACATCAGGACATCCTCTTGATCACGGTGCCCCGATAGTAGAGGGATGGCTGGAACGCGTCACCCTGGCGGCTTGCCGCTGTCTGATTTGCCGGCAGATATGGCCGCATAACAGGTAGGAACATTCGGATAGGGCCTCGCAGCAATTTCTGCCCGACGACCCCGGGGGCTAGACTGCCGACCGAAGGGCCGAACCGGTCGCAAAGCCGGACGCCCAGCGCTGTTCATGCCGGCGCTCGGCTCTTATCATTGGTCTCTTTTGGCTAGCTTGCCTCAGCGCGCGGAGTGATGGACAGATGATCAAGGTCGGCATCGTTGGCGGTACGGGTTATACGGGCGTGGAACTGCTGCGCCTGCTGGCGCAGCATCCGCAGGCCCGGGTGGAAGTGATCACTTCGCGTTCCGAGGCGGGGGTGAAGGTCGCCGACATGTACCCGAACCTGCGAGGTCATTATGACGACCTGCAGTTCAGCGTGCCGGACGCGCAGCGCCTCGGCGCCTGCGACGTGGTGTTCTTCGCCACGCCGCACGGCGTGGCGCACGCGCTGGCTGGCGAACTGCTGGACGCGGGGACCCGGGTCATCGATCTGTCCGCTGACTTCCGCCTGGCGGACGCCGAGGAGTGGGCGCGCTGGTACGGCCAGCCGCATGGCGCTCCGGCGCTGCTCGACGAGGCTGTCTACGGCCTGCCGGAAGTGAACCGCGAGAAGATCCGCCAGGCCCGCCTGATCGCCGTGCCGGGTTGCTACCCGACCGCGACCCAACTGGGCCTGATCCCGCTGCTGGAGGCCGGCCTGGCCGACGCCTCGCGGCTGATCGCCGATTGCAAGTCCGGGGTCAGCGGCGCCGGTCGGGGCGCCAAGGTTGGCTCGCTGTTCTGCGAGGCGGGCGAAAGCATGATGGCCTACGCGGTCAAGGGGCATCGGCATCTCCCGGAAATCAGCCAGGGCCTGCGTCGGGCCTCCGGCGGCGACGTCGGGCTGACGTTCGTACCGCACCTGACGCCAATGATCCGCGGTATCCATGCAACCCTCTATGCCCATGTCGCGGATCGCTCGGTCGACCTCCAGGCGCTGTTCGAGAAGCGCTACGCCGACGAACCCTTCGTCGACGTGATGCCGGCCGGCAGCCATCCGGAGACCCGTAGCGTGCGTGGCGCCAATGTCTGCCGAATCGCCGTGCATCGCCCCCAGGGCGGCGACCTGGTGGTGGTGCTGTCGGTGATCGACAACCTGGTCAAGGGCGCCTCGGGTCAGGCGCTCCAGAACATGAACATCCTGTTCGGGCTGGACGAGCGCCTGGGCCTCTCGCATGCGGCCCTGCTCCCCTGATGTCCGGCTGGGAACTCCAGTTCCGTGATCCACGGCGGGCCTGGCTGGTCCGCCTCGGGGTGGGTGCGCTGCTGCTGGCGGTTCCGCTGGCGTTTCTCGGCGGTCGCTGGTCGACCGGGGCGGACGCCGCTCGCAGCGAGGCCGATGCGCAACGCCAGGAAACCCTGATCGGCGAGCAGAAGGCCGAGCTGGAGCGCCTGCGTACCGAAATCGAGGTGTTGCGCAGCGGAGAACGCCTCAGCCAGCAGGCCACCGAACAGAGCCGGCAGACCATCAAGCTGCTTGAGGACCAGGTGTTCAAGCAGCAACAGGACATCGCGTTCTACAAGGGGGTAGTCGCGCCGGCCAGCAAGGCGGATGCGCTGGAAATCCGTGCCTTTGAGGTGCAGGGCACGGACGACCCGCAGCGCTTCCGCTATAAGGTGATGCTCAGCCGCCTGGGCAGGGACGACCGCAAGCTGGATGGGCGGCTGAAAGTCCGCATCAGCGGCAAGCTGGCGCGCAAGGACGCTACCTACGACCTCGAACAGCTCTCGCCGGAACTGGGCAAGACAGGGCTGTCGATTTCCCTCCGGCATTTCCAGTCGATCCCAGAAGGGGGGCGTTTCGCCGAGCTGGAGCTGCCGAAGAACTTCATCCCGAAGCTGATCGACGTACGTGCGGAGCTGAATGGCCAGTCCAAACCGCTACAGCGCCGTTTCGATTGGCCGAAGCAGTGAGTGAGCATTATGTGGAGCAAGAACAAAGGCCGGGCCGACGTCCA containing:
- a CDS encoding DUF6776 family protein, whose protein sequence is MSGWELQFRDPRRAWLVRLGVGALLLAVPLAFLGGRWSTGADAARSEADAQRQETLIGEQKAELERLRTEIEVLRSGERLSQQATEQSRQTIKLLEDQVFKQQQDIAFYKGVVAPASKADALEIRAFEVQGTDDPQRFRYKVMLSRLGRDDRKLDGRLKVRISGKLARKDATYDLEQLSPELGKTGLSISLRHFQSIPEGGRFAELELPKNFIPKLIDVRAELNGQSKPLQRRFDWPKQ
- the argC gene encoding N-acetyl-gamma-glutamyl-phosphate reductase, with product MIKVGIVGGTGYTGVELLRLLAQHPQARVEVITSRSEAGVKVADMYPNLRGHYDDLQFSVPDAQRLGACDVVFFATPHGVAHALAGELLDAGTRVIDLSADFRLADAEEWARWYGQPHGAPALLDEAVYGLPEVNREKIRQARLIAVPGCYPTATQLGLIPLLEAGLADASRLIADCKSGVSGAGRGAKVGSLFCEAGESMMAYAVKGHRHLPEISQGLRRASGGDVGLTFVPHLTPMIRGIHATLYAHVADRSVDLQALFEKRYADEPFVDVMPAGSHPETRSVRGANVCRIAVHRPQGGDLVVVLSVIDNLVKGASGQALQNMNILFGLDERLGLSHAALLP
- the hemJ gene encoding protoporphyrinogen oxidase HemJ — its product is MYLWLKAFHIIAVVCWFAGLFYLPRLFVYHAMSEDQTSRERFCVMERKLYRGIMMPSMLATLVLGLWMLYLTPGWLSQGWLHAKLTLVVLLIGYHHACGAMLKRFARGEPGRSHVFYRWFNEVPVLFLLLIVLLVVLKPF
- a CDS encoding NAD(P)H-dependent flavin oxidoreductase, with amino-acid sequence MSLPALLDQRLRLPMVAAPMFLVSNPQLVLACCRSGIVGSFPALNQRESSGFEGWLEEIGAGLQALDNPAPYAVNLIVHNTNPRLQADLRICVEHRVPIVITSLGAVREVVDAVHSYGGLVFHDVTTRRHAEKAAEAGVDGLIAVAAGAGGHAGTWSPFALVAEIRQFFDKTLLLAGCINHGHEILAAQMLGADLAYLGTRFIATRESNASDAYKQMILEARAADIVHTPAVSGVPASFMRQSLEAAGYDLKRLTDKADMNYGEKLKPVNDEAKAWKTVWSAGQGAGNIDDLPGVDELVARLDREYRAALRNMDRLANRWPR